GAACACCTTGCCCTGCGGGTAGGCCACGGCATCCATCCAGCCGTTCTTCACCAGGTTGCAGATGATCGGGGCGTCACCGTGGTAGCGCAGCCCACCGGCGTGGATCGGTGCGGGGATGAAGTCGTGGCCCAGGGTGTACATGAGGATCTTGGGCGTCATGCCGGCCTCGTCGCCGAAGTCGTACTCGTAACGGCCCGCGGTCAACGTCGGGCAGGACGACGGCTCGACGGCCAACAGGCGCACCCCGTCCTCTCGGTTGGGCACGAACGGCAGTGCGATGCCGGCCAGGTTCGACCCGCCGCCGCAGGAGCCGATCACCACATCGGGTAGGCGTTCCCCGGCCTGCTCGAGTTGCTGCTTGGCCTCCAGGCCGATCACCGTCTGGTGCAGCAGCACGTGGTTGAGCACCGAGCCCAACGAGTAGTGGGTGTCCTCGCGGGTGGCCGCGTCCTCCACCGCCTCGGAGATCGCGATGCCCAGCGAGCCGGTGCACTCCGGGTCGCGCTCGAGCACGGCCCGCCCGGCATTGGTGCGGTCGGACGGGGACGGCACGACCTGCCCGCCCCAGGTCTCCATCAGCACCCGCCGGTACGGCTTCTGCTTGAACGAGGCGGACACCATGTAGACCTGCACGTCCAGGCCGAACAACTGCCCGGCGAAGGCCATCGCGCTGCCCCACTGCCCGGCGCCGGTCTCGGTGGCGATGCGGCCGATGCCCTCGGCCTTGTTGTAGTACGCCTGGGCGACCGCGGTGTTCGGCTTGTGCGAACCGGCGGGGGAGACCGACTCGTCCTTGTAGTAGATGCGCGCCGGGGTGCCGAGTGCCTGCTCCAGTCGCCGGGCGCGGACCAGCGGGGTGGGCCGCCACAGCGCCAGCACGTCGAGGATCTCGGTCGGGATGTCGATCCACGGGTCCGCGGACATCTCCTGGCCGATCACCGCCATCGGGAACAGCGGGGCAAGGTCATCCGGGCCGACCGGCTCGCCGGTGCCCGGGTGCAGCGGCGGCGCCAACGGCTCCGGCAGGTGGGGGGCCACGTTGAACCAGGCCTGCGGGATCTCCCCGGAACCGAGGTGGTAGCGCATGGAGCACCTCCGTCACGTCGCTGCAGCGTGAGTCCAGCGTGGACCCGGCGGGTGCAGGCCGGGACACCGGGGTGGACGTCAGGATTTCCGTGACGAAATTCGTACGGACGTTGAAAAGTTGGAACAGTTGGAATACGTTTTGACGCATGCGTAGATCCCGGCAACTCGGCATCGTCCTGCTGGGCCTGACCCTGGGGGTCGGTCTGGCCACGCCACGTGCAGTCGCCGCGAGTGGCGTCAACGACCGCGCGGCCGACCACACCGGCCCGGCAGTGCTGCACGCGGCTCCGGCGCGAGCGCCGCAACTGGAGAACACCGGCATCTGGCATGCCGCACCGCTCGGCGTGTGCATGGCCAGCGCCTATCGCGCCGGGGAGTACGTCCACCAGGGCTGCGTGTACGACGACGAGGGCGGCGGCATCCAGTACCGCTGGTTCTACGACACGATCTTCCGCAACTACACCTATCCGGAGGACCCGGCCTACCGGCGCAATCTCGCCGACATCCTCGAGGTCCGGGTCAAGCCATTGGCGGACGCCACCGCGTTCCGGGTCACCATGAACTCGATGACCGACCCCGGCCTGGTGGGGCTGACCCTGGCGTTGGGCGACTCGGCCACGCCACGGGAGGCGCCACACGGTGCCAACACGGTGATGCCCGCGGAACGCTTCATCACCGTGCACGGCCGCTCCGGGGACATCACCGACGCCGCGGACAGCCACGTGCTGGCCGATAAACCCACGGTCACCGTGGACGTGACGCGACGTCAATTCGACATCCGGGTGCCGCACAGCGCTTATGACCCGACCGGGCGAAGCGCGGCCCGGGTGGCGCTGGCCGCCGGGCTGTGGGACGAGACCGGCGGGACCTACCTGGTCCCGCAGGCCGCCGCGGACGCCGAGCACCCCGGTGGAGCCATCCAGGGTCAGGCCCACCCGTCGGCGTTCTTCGACAGTGCCTTCCGGTTTCACGAGCCGTTCGAGGCGCCCTACCGCAACGCAC
Above is a genomic segment from Sporichthyaceae bacterium containing:
- a CDS encoding TrpB-like pyridoxal phosphate-dependent enzyme; the encoded protein is MRYHLGSGEIPQAWFNVAPHLPEPLAPPLHPGTGEPVGPDDLAPLFPMAVIGQEMSADPWIDIPTEILDVLALWRPTPLVRARRLEQALGTPARIYYKDESVSPAGSHKPNTAVAQAYYNKAEGIGRIATETGAGQWGSAMAFAGQLFGLDVQVYMVSASFKQKPYRRVLMETWGGQVVPSPSDRTNAGRAVLERDPECTGSLGIAISEAVEDAATREDTHYSLGSVLNHVLLHQTVIGLEAKQQLEQAGERLPDVVIGSCGGGSNLAGIALPFVPNREDGVRLLAVEPSSCPTLTAGRYEYDFGDEAGMTPKILMYTLGHDFIPAPIHAGGLRYHGDAPIICNLVKNGWMDAVAYPQGKVFDAAVQFARTQGSVPAPETAHAIRAVIDEALAAKETGEEKVILFNYSGHGMLDLGAYDDYLNGRLTDA